In Littorina saxatilis isolate snail1 linkage group LG8, US_GU_Lsax_2.0, whole genome shotgun sequence, a single genomic region encodes these proteins:
- the LOC138974876 gene encoding uncharacterized protein, with protein sequence MASPNSGEDTRDNLVDIVKQLYPDALTRTYIVPPVQFTRVPYNTDTVPGTGQEVLVLPSSEQLQQQQANIQADLAQQHVLHNLQQLGDSGKEVMFVVSELNFKDYLNKPFYAKHTGKLPKPANLPKELRHHGKQGDFDILVIHRQYGILVGEIKSVGKTEASRADTEVVKVIGKAVKQLDKCEVHARHMVSDIAPDLTVRKTLFLPYVSQAQLQRILDDDNNSKLQQAVCQSLGAANTTQAVQLCCCSDQLSQPASYWHVTPAVLSQLSTWWQHRMACTVDTRLTDQLYLDIVARFVGQATTVSVPCFNNVRVEVRTAGQAVAELGRRLALLVLTLQQLGLMNRDPPQVCITGAPGTGDKLTPSLDSFSLNFNFVCFFICCWSCRRCLTVLTWILNFISKVEEELSPWKHLAQPFVSHPGPVRDNVILRRDHSQSLQTKLRERFVQSRASFNGVLSRSEACRHLIKVRS encoded by the exons ATGGCGAGCCCCAACAGCGGTGAGGACACCCGTGACAACTtagtggacattgtgaaacagctgtaccctgacgctctcacccgcaCCTACATTGTTCCCCCGGTTCAGTTTACCCGGGTGCCTTATAACACGGACACAGTACCCGGTACGGGTCAGGAAGTGCTTGTGCTGCCCTCTAGTGAGCAGCTTCAGCAGCAGCAGGCCAACATTCAGGCAGACTTGGCACAGCAGCACGTGCTGCACAACTTGCAGCAACTCGGAGATTCCGGAAAGGAGGTCATGTTCGTGGTGTCCGAGCTCAACTTTAAGGACTACCTCAACAAGCCGTTTTACGCCAAACACACAGGCAAGCTCCCCAAGCCGGCAAACTTACCAAAGGAGCTTCGGCACCACGGGAAGCAGGGAGACTTTGACATCCTGGTGATTCACCGACAGTATGGTATCCTGGTCGGAGAAATCAAATCTGTCGGTAAGACCGAGGCAAGCCGAGCGGACACTGAGGTGGTCAAGGTTATTGGCAAGGCGGTCAAGCAGCTGGACAAGTGCGAGGTGCACGCCAGACATATGGTCAGTGACATTGCTCCCGACCTGACTGTGAGGAAGACTCTCTTCCTACCCTACGTCAGCCAAGCTCAGCTACAGCGGATTCTGGATGATGATAACAATTCCAAGTTACAACAg GCGGTGTGTCAGAGCCTGGGTGCAGCCAATACGACACAGGCCGTGCAGCTGTGCTGTTGCTCAGACCAACTGTCTCAGCCTGCATCGTACTGGCACGTGACACCCGCCGTGTTATCACAGCTGAGCACCTGGTGGCAACACAGGATGGCCTGTACTGTGGACACTCGGCTCACTGATCAACTTTACCTGGACATCGTGGCCAG GTTCGTTGGACAGGCTACTACGGTGTCTGTACCCTGCTTCAACAACGTACGTGTGGAGGTGCGGACTGCAGGACAGGCGGTGGCGGAACTGGGGCGGAGGCTGGCACTTCTGGTTCTGACCCTGCAACAGCTGGGCCTAATGAACCGAGACCCGCCACAGGTGTGCATTACGGGAGCGCCAGGAACAGGTGACAAGCTTACACCTTCTCTTGATAGTTTTTCTTTAAATTTtaactttgtttgtttctttatttgttgttggtctTGCCGCCGATGTTTGACTGTCCTCACATGGATCTTAAACTTTATTAGCAAGGTAGAAGAAGAGTTGTCGCCATGGAAACACTTAGCTCAGCCGTTTGTTTCACATCCAGGGCCGGTACGAGATAACGTAATATTGAGGAGGGATCACTCACAAAGCCTTCAGACAAAGTTGCGCGAGCGATTTGTTCAAAGTCGTGCATCTTTTAATGGAGTTTTATCTCGGTCAGAAGCCTGCCGCCATTTGATCAAAGTTCGGTCTTAA